The genomic stretch GCGCCGAGCAAATGTTGCTGTTCGAAGGGTTGGGCAGCAAGGCCTTCGAATGGCACAAAGTCGGCAAAGCTGTCGGCAACTCACGCAATCAGGGCGCGGAATTGATTGAAGTGGTGGCCTAAATATTGTCCGGGGTGACACGTCTATCAAATAGTCGGAAGGTGCGAATCAGATTGATGCCACAGTGCAAGTGAAAACCGTTCGTTACAGTCAGTGTTTCAATCTCGAAACAATCATTGAATCAATCGTTTGATTAAAACCAACCGCCTGTCTGACATTTCAATCGTCATACATACATTTAGTAACACTACAGATAGCATGCGCGCCGCATTTCCTATTGGCATACCAGTTGACCAAAGAGTCAACAAACCGGGAATACCCTACAAACTTACAAGCCTTGCAGAGAACTAAGTTGCGCGACGATTTTGCAATCAAACAGGCCAACGGCCTGGAGTGTATTTATCTGTCCATGACAGAACGCTTTCAACTCGACTGTTTTATCGCCCACTACATAAAGACTCGAAACCTGCGTGACGTACCCGAGATCGACCGCATTCTGCGCACCACTCTCCAACACTATCCCTGCCACCCGCCGGTGATGGTCAACGAGCTGAATGCCTGGATCGACAAGACCTTGGGTTATCGGGCTTCACACCCCGACTTCACACAGCTGGACGATCTTTGATGAAACGAAAAAGCCCCGCAATCGCGGGGCTTTTTCGTAGTAGCGCTCAAGGTTTGAGCGGGCGTTCCTGGTCGCGATCGGACAACTCGCGGCTGTCGTCATGTTTCCAGGTCTGCTCCTTGTGTTTCTCCCGCTCGATCTCTTCTTCGCTCGGTTCTTCATCTTCTTCGGGACGTTTCTGCTCGGTTGCCATGTTCACCTCGCTGCCATAAGTCGTCAGTCATCCTTACAGCGTAGAACAAATTCAGACAGGCAACTTACAACCACCAGCGCAACAGAAAGAAGAACGCCATACTCAATAGCATGCTAAGCAACGTATTACGCGTGTAGATCACTAGTCCGATGGCGACTAAAGAACTCAGCAAATAGGGATTATCCCACTGCAGATTCAGCTGTTTATCCGGCATGAACACGATCGGCCCGCAAATCGCGGTCAACATCCCCGGTACGGCGAAACCCAGAAATTGCCGTGCGTTACTGCTCAAACGAACCGGCAA from Pseudomonas allokribbensis encodes the following:
- a CDS encoding AzlD domain-containing protein, with protein sequence MVWAVIFGMGILVFLNRYVFLEPRLPVRLSSNARQFLGFAVPGMLTAICGPIVFMPDKQLNLQWDNPYLLSSLVAIGLVIYTRNTLLSMLLSMAFFFLLRWWL